One Oryza glaberrima chromosome 11, OglaRS2, whole genome shotgun sequence genomic region harbors:
- the LOC127755561 gene encoding uncharacterized protein LOC127755561 produces MPYAMSAPDIARMPLVLFRQGTTDSRDTYVVVGLEFPASNRTQSLMARPRLVFYITRSRGSLSSLSNLQDCSFRGGPAQAVHLPRDCTSASIPAQAIDLLRDALLQMEMCSREEIMDLCRQAIHQNMCYVVPRVLPQQLCLPPPSPKDELHSTLTKTSTRKFSDLPHDILMDIIAMLEIPDALHAASVCSSWRSVHTKLHNLGKYKRPQTPCFLYTSQSIGENIACLYSLAEKRTYKLTLPEPPISRRYLLGSSDGWLVTADERSEMHILNPITGEQIALPSVITINQVTPFSTAKACSANIVTHGTQRRVLPTHP; encoded by the coding sequence ATGCCCTACGCTATGTCCGCCCCTGATATTGCGAGGATGCCGCTGGTTCTGTTTAGGCAGGGGACAACGGATTCCCGTGATACCTATGTTGTTGTTGGATTGGAGTTTCCTGCATCTAATCGGACTCAGAGTTTGATGGCGCGTCCTCGTTTGGTTTTCTATATAACTCGTTCCAGGGGGAGCCTGTCCTCTCTATCAAACCTCCAAGATTGCAGCTTTCGCGGTGGTCCTGCACAAGCAGTTCATCTTCCAAGAGATTGCACCTCTGCCAGTATACCTGCACAAGCGATTGATCTGCTACGAGACGCTCTGCTCCAGATGGAGATGTGCAGCAGAGAGGAGATTATGGATCTGTGCCGTCAGGCTATACACCAAAACATGTGCTATGTAGTTCCCAGAGTTTTGCCTCAGCAGCTATGCCTTCCTCCACCTTCACCAAAGGATGAACTTCATTCGACGCTGACAAAAACTTCGACTCGCAAATTTTCAGACCTGCCACATGATATCCTGATGGATATCATTGCCATGTTGGAGATCCCTGATGCCCTGCATGCGGCTTCCGTCTGCTCCTCGTGGCGCTCCGTGCATACCAAACTGCACAACCTTGGAAAGTACAAACGACCTCAGACGCCGTGTTTCCTCTACACCTCTCAATCTATTGGTGAAAACATCGCTTGCCTCTACAGCCTTGCAGAGAAGAGGACCTACAAGTTAACTCTGCCTGAGCCACCCATCAGTAGGAGGTATCTGCTTGGGTCTTCAGATGGCTGGCTGGTTACCGCTGATGAGAGGTCTGAGATGCACATTCTTAATCCGATCACCGGTGAACAGATCGCTCTTCCGTCTGTGATAACCATCAACCAGGTGACGCCATTTTCAACCGCAAAGGCGTGCTCTGCAAATATCGTTACTCACGGCACACAGCGGAGGGTGTTACCGACTCACCCATGA